One genomic segment of Drosophila melanogaster chromosome 3R includes these proteins:
- the Myo95E gene encoding myosin 95E, isoform F produces MEQEIGTWDSVLLENLSEDSFINNIHQRYKRDHIYTYIGTSVVALNPYHHISEHSLDNVRNYGDKGIFQLPPHIYGLTNLAYQSLKDQSEDQCVLLTGESGAGKTETFKMIVNFLTHIQDRSHCPPTPNVLRKQSSTSSASGLVMHAHRRASSSCSGTANFIICKNRAENPSGSVSRRQSPSPGPSQRSRTRAESIERQSRRHMREKIVDFDFSHHKSSENISGLPESHAHHMHPTKSCFKHQQTQVSACTAMPAAAKGSPKYAVPTVYGGCRQCGHSKCVRAQSLEKEERDDLRGSNCRLSTIATATTNPAHPHRGSCSNLMRQHSTESQPERERDRSSLMGSTQRISLYDAHKLSKVLGDLPPPPPSSVSPTPSASSSLHRRHKSPTQRMRECVTCADVFLEAMGNACTLKNNNSSRYGKLFDIEIDFKGDPMGVHITHYPYNGPYHWRAKFSHLLPITIRS; encoded by the exons ATGGAGCAGGAAATCGGCACCTGGGACTCGGTACTGTTGGAGAACCTGTCCGAGGATAGTTTCATAAACAACATCCACCAGCGCTATAAGCGCGATCACATATAT ACCTACATTGGAACATCTGTTGTGGCTCTGAATCCATATCATCACATATCCGAGCACTCTCTGGACAATGTCCGCAACTATGGCGATAAGGGCATTTTCCAGCTGCCGCCCCACAT ATATGGTCTCACAAATCTGGCTTATCAATCGCTCAAAGATCAGAGCGAGGATCAGTGTGTTCTGCTCACCGGTGAGAGCGGAGCGGGCAAAACGGAGACTTTTAAAATGATCGTGAACTTTCTGACCCACATACAAGATCGCTCCCACTGCCCCCCAACACCGAATGTTTTGCGCAAGCAATCCTCAACTAGCTCGGCCAGCGGATTGGTGATGCACGCCCACAGGCGAGCCTCCAGCAGCTGCTCCGGCACTGCCAATTTTATTATATGCAAAAACCGGGCGGAAAATCCGTCAGGCAGTGTTTCACGGCGACAAAGTCCATCGCCAGGACCATCGCAGCGATCGCGGACGCGGGCCGAGAGCATCGAGCGCCAAAGCAGGCGCCACATGCGGGAGAAAATTGTCGACTTTGATTTCTCACACCACAAGAGTAGCGAAAACATCAGCGGCCTTCCTGAATCGCACGCCCACCACATGCATCCGACCAAGTCGTGCTTCAAGCACCAGCAGACCCAAGTCAGCGCCTGCACTGCAATGCCCGCAGCAGCCAAGGGATCGCCCAAATACGCGGTACCCACCGTGTACGGCGGTTGCCGCCAGTGCGGACACAGCAAGTGTGTCCGTGCTCAGAGCCTGGAAAAGGAGGAGCGGGATGATCTACGAGGCAGCAACTGCCGCCTGTCTACCATAGCCACTGCCACCACCAATCCGGCACATCCGCATCGCGGTAGTTGCTCCAACCTGATGCGCCAGCACTCGACAGAGAGTCAGCCGGAGCGGGAGCGGGATCGAAGCTCCCTTATGGGGTCCACGCAACGTATATCGCTGTACGATGCACACAAGCTGAGTAAGGTTCTGGGCGATCTGCCGCCGCCTCCGCCTAGTTCTGTTTCGCCCACGCCATCGGCCAGCTCTTCGCTGCACAGGCGTCATAAATCGCCCACGCAACGAATGCGAGAGTGCGTCACCTGTGCGGATGTGTTCCTGGAGGCCATGGGCAATGCCTGCACCCTGAAAAATAATAACTCTAGTCGATAT GGAAAGCTATTTGATATCGAAATTGATTTTAAGGGAGATCCAATGGGAGTGCACATTACCCATT ACCCGTATAACGGACCCTATCATTGGAGAGCGAAATTTTCACATCTTTTACCAATTACTATTAGGAGCTGA
- the TBC1d7 gene encoding TBC1 domain family member 7, translating into MNTDERNFRSIYYEKCQINSVEEQKSLNKLLQDDIRNLSKLKQFCMNYTVPNNNRSYLWALVMGILPLHKASTAYVRDQRREMYEDLRRAVTVLRFTDHKQKEQPFMWLIDHKKKAQVMHTMWLIESNRLWHGNTSASLQADDMHFIEIVRTLLQIFDDNVETYWIAKGFYKYTRELKKECVKLKEQTQNILKREDLSLLNHLELLGLFDGNSTLLDNWYITCFAGIICTTHLVKIWDKVCGGSRKIVVFLFVELVKDIRSSILKQTSLADVKRLIETVKDLDGVIIVNKAIKSLQNNSSEVEYTH; encoded by the exons ATGAATACTGACGAGCGAAACTTCAGGTCCATCTACTAtgaaaaatgccaaataaaCAGCGTCGAGGAACAAAAGTCGCTGAACAAACTACTACAGGATGACATCCGCAACCTGAGCAAGCTGAAACAATTCTGCATGAACTACACAGTGCCGAACAACAATAGGAGCTATCTGTGGGCCCTGGTCATGGGTATTCTCCCGCTCCACAAAGCGTCCACGGCGTACGTACGCGACCAAAGACGCGAAATGTACGAGGATCTGCGGCGAGCGGTAACCGTGCTCCGGTTTACCGACCATaagcagaaggagcagcccTTCATGTGGCTGATAGACCATAAGAAGAAAGCACAGGTCATGCACACCATGTGGCTGATAGAGTCCAATCGACTGTGGCATGGCAATACTAGTGCCAGTCTCCAGGCGGACGACATGCACTTCATAGAGATTGTGCGCACGTTGCTGCAGATATTCGACGACAACGTGGAAACCTACTGGATAGCAAAGGGATTCTACAAGTACACCCGCGAACTGAAGAAGGAGTGCGTCAAGCTGAAGGAGCAAACGCAGAATATACTGAAGCGCGAAGATTTGTCCTTGCTTAA TCACCTGGAGCTTCTGGGCCTGTTTGATGGCAACTCAACGCTACTGGATAACTGGTATATAACCTGCTTTGCTGGAATAATCTGTACAACTCATTTGGTCAAGATATGGGACAAAGTCTGTGGAGGGTCCCGGAAGATTGTTGTTTTCCTGTTTGTAGAACTAGTTAAGGACATAAGGTCCTCGATACTAAAGCAAACATCTTTAGCAGACGTCAAAAGACTTATAGAAACG GTAAAGGATCTTGACGGTGTTATTATCGTAAACAAGGCCATCAAATCACTacaaaacaacagcagcgaaGTCGAGTACACGCACTAA
- the mRpS24 gene encoding mitochondrial ribosomal protein S24, producing MNFLKKLLPQVATEVQQLSRSGFHTSSVCCRVQSGRYRITTKRNRPLTYEMANPPHFIGHRKSWNSWNTSTMKDALRPSQTAIEDVFIRKFVTGTWHALVCSEVIIKRQHNTIRIAALIRQAITPRKMYFLIGYTEELLSYWMQCPVTLELQTVGDKKDVVFKYI from the exons ATGAACTTCTTGAAAAAG CTGTTGCCCCAGGTGGCGACCGAGGTGCAGCAGCTCAGCCGGTCAGGATTCCACACCAGCTCCGTGTGCTGTCGCGTGCAATCCGGGCGATACCGCATAACCACAAAGCGAAACAGGCCTCTTACCTACGAGATGGCCAATCCGCCGCATTTTATTGGCCACCGCAAATCGTGGAACTCATGGAACACGT CAACAATGAAGGATGCCCTGCGTCCGTCCCAGACCGCCATAGAGGATGTGTTCATCCGCAAGTTTGTCACCGGCACATGGCATGCCCTCGTCTGCTCCGAGGTCATTATCAAGCGACAGCACAACACCATTAGGATCGCGGCCCTTATTCGGCAGGCGATTACACCGCGAAAAATGTACTTCCTTATTGGTTACACGGAGGAGCTGCTCTCCTATTGGATGCAGTGTCCAGTGACCTTGGAACTGCAAACGGTGGGCGATAAAAAGGACGTGGTCTTCAAATACATTTAG
- the Apc2 gene encoding adenomatous polyposis coli 2, isoform B, translating into MTLNESDATRLELTRNFLELSRNPETCTALRSSDCIQLLVQILHANDEGLSTAKKYASQALHNIVHNNPEEKERQRELQSGGEAIADDEDRHPLAAMKLLMKASFDEEHRQTMCELGALKAIPNLVHLDHAVHGPAAGREQCNALRSYGLMALTNLTFGDENVHNKSYLCGQRQFMEVVIAQLNTAPDELLQVLAGVLRNLSWRADKHMKTIFNELGTVTSLARAAMQNKNENTLKAILSALWNLSAHCSTNKAEFCAVDGALAFLVGMLSYEGPSKTLKIIENAGGILRNVSSHIAVCEPYRQILRRYNCLAILLQQLKSESLTVVSNSCGTLWNLSARCPEDQQYLIDHNAIPLLRALISSKNSMIAEGSASALKNLVNFRATQELMPNGDGGSLPLDKEAGHGGTLPRRFSSLRLSSNPTGSLKKVRPSTVSTTGFLNRKCESRESIYSGKSDSTKYSTKSEGAKNPFEIVTPTEEQPIDYSMKYMEHKPNSSKTFEIDLDQPTDFSARYKERRSAQTAQPELKSETNEIRSKELQLTKSSSATELRNSPGLVAVSAAKQKIATETETETAERPINYCEEGTPGSFSRFDSLNSLTEKPEKCMPPKTPTKTAVLPVHVDGNTPQNIDSALETPLMFSRRSSMDSLVGDDETVACEDNGSVISEYSRMQSGVISPSELPDSPTQSMPQSPRRDRKVSTQNNLDTPEQKPSTVFEDKLNRFHVEHTPAAFSCATSLSNLSMMDDSNANAIRGQRGNDINGNGDAPRSYCTEDTTAVLSKAPSNSDLSILSIPNDLNANEAQPVPAPRADVTGMDTRMPAEDAISKMRCGGNALPSYLPVSDEMSKYYVEDSPCTFSVISGLSHLTVGSAKAGPVLKLPMRTAEEAQAPKLPPRRSAVQGDAEPRLPPKKSDSLSSLSMDSDDDCNLLSQAIAAGSCRPQPSGASTSSSLANASTSTLCRENGQSKKQVEHGDKPNYSSDDSLDDDDDDARSKSLFEQCILSGMHKSNDALESEGEPPGQRQEISARDRFVSNQVRQIESMLAGRQH; encoded by the exons ATGACGCTGAACGAGAGCGACGCTACTCGCCTGGAGCTGACGCGCAACTTCCTGGAACTGTCTCGAAATCCGGAAACATGCACCGCCCTGCGCAGCTCGGACTGTATCCAGCTTCTGGTGCAGATTCTGCACGCCAACGACGAAGGCCTCTCCACGGCGAAAAAGTACGCCAGCCAGGCGCTGCACAACATCGTCCACAATAATCCGGAGGAGAAGGAGCGCCAGCGGGAG TTGCAGAGCGGCGGTGAGGCTATCGCAGATGATGAAGATCGTCATCCGCTGGCGGCTATGAAGCTCCTGATGAAAGCCAGTTTCGACGAGGAGCACCGCCAGACTATGTGCGAACTGGGAGCCCTCAAGGCGATTCCCAATTTGGTCCACCTTGATCATGCGGTCCATGGACCGGCTGCCGGTAGGGAACAGTGCAACGCCCTCAGGAGCTACGGCCTCATGGCCCTCACGAATCTCACCTTCGGAGACGAGAACGTCCATAACAAATCGTATCTGTGCGGTCAGCGACAGTTCATGGAAGTGGTCATTGCTCAATTGAACACGGCTCCGGATGAACTGCTACAG GTTCTTGCTGGTGTGCTTCGCAATCTTTCGTGGCGCGCGGACAAACACATGAAGACTATCTTTAACGAGCTGGGTACTGTGACCTCCTTGGCTCGAGCAGCCATGCAAAACAAGAACGAGAACACTCTCAAGGCCATACTTTCAGCCCTTTGGAATCTCTCAGCGCACTGCAGCACCAACAAGGCGGAGTTTTGTGCAGTAGACGGAGCACTGGCATTTTTGGTCGGAATGCTTAGCTACGAGGGTCCGAGTAAAACTCTTAAGATCATCGAAAATGCAGGCGGCATTCTTCGAAATGTATCGAGCCATATTGCGGTGTGTGAGCCGTACCGACAAATCCTAAGACGGTACAATTGCCTTGCCATTCTGTTGCAACAGTTGAAATCGGAGAGCCTAACCGTGGTAAGCAACTCCTGCGGAACTCTGTGGAATCTCTCGGCGCGCTGTCCCGAGGACCAGCAATACCTCATTGACCACAATGCCATCCCGCTCTTGCGGGCCCTAATCAGCTCCAAGAACTCCATGATTGCGGAGGGCAGTGCCTCGGCTTTGAAAAACCTAGTTAATTTCAGGGCCACTCAGGAGCTTATGCCCAATGGAGATGGTGGGTCACTGCCACTAGACAAGGAAGCTGGCCATGGAGGTACGCTGCCACGGAGATTCAGCTCACTGCGCCTAAGCTCAAATCCCACGGGATCGCTTAAGAAAGTGCGACCCTCAACAGTCAGCACAACTGGCTTTCTGAACAGAAAATGTGAGAGCCGAGAGTCCATTTACTCGGGCAAATCCGATTCCACTAAATACTCAACCAAGTCGGAGGGAGCGAAGAATCCCTTCGAAATTGTGACACCCACTGAAGAGCAGCCCATTGACTACTCCATGAAGTACATGGAGCACAAACCCAATAGCAGTAAGACCTTTGAGATCGACTTGGATCAGCCAACGGATTTCAGTGCTAGATATAAGGAGAGACGATCCGCTCAGACGGCACAGCCGGAGCTGAAGTCGGAGACCAATGAGATTAGAAGTAAGGAGTTGCAACTGACAAAGTCCTCCTCGGCCACGGAGCTGCGCAATAGTCCTGGCCTGGTGGCGGTTTCAGCAGCTAAGCAGAAAATTGCCACCGAAACGGAGACGGAAACGGCAGAGCGACCAATAAACTACTGTGAAGAAGGGACTCCCGGCAGCTTCAGTCGCTTCGACTCGCTCAACAGCCTCACAGAGAAACCGGAGAAATGTATGCCGCCAAAAACTCCAACGAAAACTGCGGTTCTCCCGGTGCACGTTGACGGAAATACGCCTCAAAACATCGATTCCGCACTAGAAACTCCATTAATGTTTTCGCGTCGCAGCTCTATGGACTCATTGGTTGGCGACGACGAAACGGTTGCCTGCGAGGACAATGGATCCGTGATCAGTGAATACAGCCGGATGCAGAGTGGTGTTATTTCCCCCTCAGAGCTGCCCGATTCACCCACCCAGAGTATGCCTCAATCTCCGAGAAGGGACAGAAAAGTGTCCACTCAAAATAACTTGGACACACCTGAACAGAAGCCCAGTACTGTGTTTGAGGACAAGTTGAACAGATTCCACGTGGAGCACACGCCTGCTGCCTTCTCCTGCGCCACCAGTCTAAGTAATCTGAGCATGATGGACGACTCTAATGCAAACGCTATTCGAGGACAGCGTGGAAATGACATCAACGGCAATGGGGATGCTCCTCGCAGCTATTGCACAGAGGACACTACTGCCGTGCTTTCCAAAGCGCCAAGCAATAGTGATCTGTCCATTTTGTCCATCCCGAATGATCTAAATGCGAATGAAGCGCAGCCAGTGCCTGCTCCGCGAGCTGATGTTACCGGAATGGACACTCGGATGCCGGCAGAAGATGCAATCTCTAAGATGCGCTGCGGTGGCAATGCATTGCCCAGTTATCTGCCAGTGTCGGATGAAATGAGCAAGTACTATGTCGAGGACAGTCCCTGCACGTTTTCGGTCATCTCGGGACTATCCCATCTCACTGTTGGCTCTGCTAAGGCTGGGCCTGTTCTGAAGCTGCCAATGAGGACTGCAGAAGAGGCTCAGGCACCCAAACTTCCTCCCAGACGTAGTGCCGTTCAAGGAGATGCGGAGCCACGCTTACCGCCGAAGAAAAGCGACTCACTGAGCTCATTGTCCATGGACTCGGATGACGACTGTAATCTTCTAAGTCAG GCCATTGCTGCGGGAAGTTGTCGACCTCAGCCCAGCGGTGCCAGTACCAGCTCCAGCCTGGCGAACGCTAGTACCAGCACTCTATGCAGGGAAAATGGGCAGTCAAAGAAGCAGGTGGAGCATGGCGATAAGCCGAACTACAGCTCAGATGACTCGCtagacgacgacgacgatgatgcaCGGTCCAAGTCGCTATTTGAGCAGTGCATTCTGAGCGGCATGCATAAGTCCAACGACGCCTTGGAGTCGGAGGGTGAGCCGCCGGGGCAGCGCCAGGAGATCAGTGCCCGGGATCGATTTGTCAGTAACCAGGTGCGCCAGATTGAGTCCATGTTGGCTGGGCGTCAGCACTAG
- the Apc2 gene encoding adenomatous polyposis coli 2, isoform C, whose product MTLNESDATRLELTRNFLELSRNPETCTALRSSDCIQLLVQILHANDEGLSTAKKYASQALHNIVHNNPEEKERQREVKMLRLLDQILDYCNFLHTQLQSGGEAIADDEDRHPLAAMKLLMKASFDEEHRQTMCELGALKAIPNLVHLDHAVHGPAAGREQCNALRSYGLMALTNLTFGDENVHNKSYLCGQRQFMEVVIAQLNTAPDELLQVLAGVLRNLSWRADKHMKTIFNELGTVTSLARAAMQNKNENTLKAILSALWNLSAHCSTNKAEFCAVDGALAFLVGMLSYEGPSKTLKIIENAGGILRNVSSHIAVCEPYRQILRRYNCLAILLQQLKSESLTVVSNSCGTLWNLSARCPEDQQYLIDHNAIPLLRALISSKNSMIAEGSASALKNLVNFRATQELMPNGDGGSLPLDKEAGHGGTLPRRFSSLRLSSNPTGSLKKVRPSTVSTTGFLNRKCESRESIYSGKSDSTKYSTKSEGAKNPFEIVTPTEEQPIDYSMKYMEHKPNSSKTFEIDLDQPTDFSARYKERRSAQTAQPELKSETNEIRSKELQLTKSSSATELRNSPGLVAVSAAKQKIATETETETAERPINYCEEGTPGSFSRFDSLNSLTEKPEKCMPPKTPTKTAVLPVHVDGNTPQNIDSALETPLMFSRRSSMDSLVGDDETVACEDNGSVISEYSRMQSGVISPSELPDSPTQSMPQSPRRDRKVSTQNNLDTPEQKPSTVFEDKLNRFHVEHTPAAFSCATSLSNLSMMDDSNANAIRGQRGNDINGNGDAPRSYCTEDTTAVLSKAPSNSDLSILSIPNDLNANEAQPVPAPRADVTGMDTRMPAEDAISKMRCGGNALPSYLPVSDEMSKYYVEDSPCTFSVISGLSHLTVGSAKAGPVLKLPMRTAEEAQAPKLPPRRSAVQGDAEPRLPPKKSDSLSSLSMDSDDDCNLLSQAIAAGSCRPQPSGASTSSSLANASTSTLCRENGQSKKQVEHGDKPNYSSDDSLDDDDDDARSKSLFEQCILSGMHKSNDALESEGEPPGQRQEISARDRFVSNQVRQIESMLAGRQH is encoded by the exons ATGACGCTGAACGAGAGCGACGCTACTCGCCTGGAGCTGACGCGCAACTTCCTGGAACTGTCTCGAAATCCGGAAACATGCACCGCCCTGCGCAGCTCGGACTGTATCCAGCTTCTGGTGCAGATTCTGCACGCCAACGACGAAGGCCTCTCCACGGCGAAAAAGTACGCCAGCCAGGCGCTGCACAACATCGTCCACAATAATCCGGAGGAGAAGGAGCGCCAGCGGGAGGTGAAGATGCTGCGCCTGCTGGACCAGATCCTCGACTACTGTAACTTTCTGCACACCCAGTTGCAGAGCGGCGGTGAGGCTATCGCAGATGATGAAGATCGTCATCCGCTGGCGGCTATGAAGCTCCTGATGAAAGCCAGTTTCGACGAGGAGCACCGCCAGACTATGTGCGAACTGGGAGCCCTCAAGGCGATTCCCAATTTGGTCCACCTTGATCATGCGGTCCATGGACCGGCTGCCGGTAGGGAACAGTGCAACGCCCTCAGGAGCTACGGCCTCATGGCCCTCACGAATCTCACCTTCGGAGACGAGAACGTCCATAACAAATCGTATCTGTGCGGTCAGCGACAGTTCATGGAAGTGGTCATTGCTCAATTGAACACGGCTCCGGATGAACTGCTACAG GTTCTTGCTGGTGTGCTTCGCAATCTTTCGTGGCGCGCGGACAAACACATGAAGACTATCTTTAACGAGCTGGGTACTGTGACCTCCTTGGCTCGAGCAGCCATGCAAAACAAGAACGAGAACACTCTCAAGGCCATACTTTCAGCCCTTTGGAATCTCTCAGCGCACTGCAGCACCAACAAGGCGGAGTTTTGTGCAGTAGACGGAGCACTGGCATTTTTGGTCGGAATGCTTAGCTACGAGGGTCCGAGTAAAACTCTTAAGATCATCGAAAATGCAGGCGGCATTCTTCGAAATGTATCGAGCCATATTGCGGTGTGTGAGCCGTACCGACAAATCCTAAGACGGTACAATTGCCTTGCCATTCTGTTGCAACAGTTGAAATCGGAGAGCCTAACCGTGGTAAGCAACTCCTGCGGAACTCTGTGGAATCTCTCGGCGCGCTGTCCCGAGGACCAGCAATACCTCATTGACCACAATGCCATCCCGCTCTTGCGGGCCCTAATCAGCTCCAAGAACTCCATGATTGCGGAGGGCAGTGCCTCGGCTTTGAAAAACCTAGTTAATTTCAGGGCCACTCAGGAGCTTATGCCCAATGGAGATGGTGGGTCACTGCCACTAGACAAGGAAGCTGGCCATGGAGGTACGCTGCCACGGAGATTCAGCTCACTGCGCCTAAGCTCAAATCCCACGGGATCGCTTAAGAAAGTGCGACCCTCAACAGTCAGCACAACTGGCTTTCTGAACAGAAAATGTGAGAGCCGAGAGTCCATTTACTCGGGCAAATCCGATTCCACTAAATACTCAACCAAGTCGGAGGGAGCGAAGAATCCCTTCGAAATTGTGACACCCACTGAAGAGCAGCCCATTGACTACTCCATGAAGTACATGGAGCACAAACCCAATAGCAGTAAGACCTTTGAGATCGACTTGGATCAGCCAACGGATTTCAGTGCTAGATATAAGGAGAGACGATCCGCTCAGACGGCACAGCCGGAGCTGAAGTCGGAGACCAATGAGATTAGAAGTAAGGAGTTGCAACTGACAAAGTCCTCCTCGGCCACGGAGCTGCGCAATAGTCCTGGCCTGGTGGCGGTTTCAGCAGCTAAGCAGAAAATTGCCACCGAAACGGAGACGGAAACGGCAGAGCGACCAATAAACTACTGTGAAGAAGGGACTCCCGGCAGCTTCAGTCGCTTCGACTCGCTCAACAGCCTCACAGAGAAACCGGAGAAATGTATGCCGCCAAAAACTCCAACGAAAACTGCGGTTCTCCCGGTGCACGTTGACGGAAATACGCCTCAAAACATCGATTCCGCACTAGAAACTCCATTAATGTTTTCGCGTCGCAGCTCTATGGACTCATTGGTTGGCGACGACGAAACGGTTGCCTGCGAGGACAATGGATCCGTGATCAGTGAATACAGCCGGATGCAGAGTGGTGTTATTTCCCCCTCAGAGCTGCCCGATTCACCCACCCAGAGTATGCCTCAATCTCCGAGAAGGGACAGAAAAGTGTCCACTCAAAATAACTTGGACACACCTGAACAGAAGCCCAGTACTGTGTTTGAGGACAAGTTGAACAGATTCCACGTGGAGCACACGCCTGCTGCCTTCTCCTGCGCCACCAGTCTAAGTAATCTGAGCATGATGGACGACTCTAATGCAAACGCTATTCGAGGACAGCGTGGAAATGACATCAACGGCAATGGGGATGCTCCTCGCAGCTATTGCACAGAGGACACTACTGCCGTGCTTTCCAAAGCGCCAAGCAATAGTGATCTGTCCATTTTGTCCATCCCGAATGATCTAAATGCGAATGAAGCGCAGCCAGTGCCTGCTCCGCGAGCTGATGTTACCGGAATGGACACTCGGATGCCGGCAGAAGATGCAATCTCTAAGATGCGCTGCGGTGGCAATGCATTGCCCAGTTATCTGCCAGTGTCGGATGAAATGAGCAAGTACTATGTCGAGGACAGTCCCTGCACGTTTTCGGTCATCTCGGGACTATCCCATCTCACTGTTGGCTCTGCTAAGGCTGGGCCTGTTCTGAAGCTGCCAATGAGGACTGCAGAAGAGGCTCAGGCACCCAAACTTCCTCCCAGACGTAGTGCCGTTCAAGGAGATGCGGAGCCACGCTTACCGCCGAAGAAAAGCGACTCACTGAGCTCATTGTCCATGGACTCGGATGACGACTGTAATCTTCTAAGTCAG GCCATTGCTGCGGGAAGTTGTCGACCTCAGCCCAGCGGTGCCAGTACCAGCTCCAGCCTGGCGAACGCTAGTACCAGCACTCTATGCAGGGAAAATGGGCAGTCAAAGAAGCAGGTGGAGCATGGCGATAAGCCGAACTACAGCTCAGATGACTCGCtagacgacgacgacgatgatgcaCGGTCCAAGTCGCTATTTGAGCAGTGCATTCTGAGCGGCATGCATAAGTCCAACGACGCCTTGGAGTCGGAGGGTGAGCCGCCGGGGCAGCGCCAGGAGATCAGTGCCCGGGATCGATTTGTCAGTAACCAGGTGCGCCAGATTGAGTCCATGTTGGCTGGGCGTCAGCACTAG
- the CG5510 gene encoding uncharacterized protein: MTKPTREHCSLALLALLVAPFVVLGEDMPREPDYMKREHSLVRPFQGVGVILPHWDFLGNTMVTSNYIRLTPDLQSKSGALWNYSPVMTRNWEVHVGFKVHGKGTELFGDGFAIWYTKERMQTGPVFGSKDHFSGLAIILDTYSNHNGPHNHQHPYLSAMVNNGSWSYDHDRDGTHTQLAGCEVRFRNVEYETLVSIRYENDILSVSTDLENRNEWKNCFVVANVELPTGYHFGMSATTGDLSDNHDIHSFKFYDLDLNVNHDEIIRRSNIIPNAKTFEPPREHKEDPKPGMSNAKIFFILLFVVVVAAAVAIFAISYFKDRNARKRFY; this comes from the exons ATGACCAAACCGACGCGCGAACACTGTTCCCTGGCCCTGCTGGCGCTTCTCGTCGCCCCGTTCGTGGTGCTCGGTGAGGATATGCCCAGGGAGCCGGACTACATGAAGCGGGAGCACAGTTTGGTGCGTCCATTCCAAG GCGTAGGCGTGATCCTGCCACACTGGGACTTCCTGGGTAACACGATGGTGACCAGCAACTATATAAGACTGACGCCGGACTTACAGTCCAAGAGCGGTGCACTTTGGAACTACTCG CCCGTGATGACTCGCAATTGGGAAGTGCACGTTGGCTTTAAGGTGCACGGCAAGGGAACTGAACTGTTCGGCGACGGATTTGCCATTTGGTACACAAAGGAGCGCATGCAAACCGGGCCGGTCTTTGGCAGCAAGGATCACTTCTCCGGACTGGCCATCATTCTGGACACCTATAGCAATCACAATGGTCCACACAAC CACCAACATCCATATCTCAGCGCCATGGTGAACAATGGCAGCTGGAGCTACGACCACGATCGCGATGGAACGCACACTCAGCTGGCCGGCTGCGAAGTTCGTTTCCGCAATGTGGAGTACGAGACGCTGGTTAGCATTCGATACGAAAACGACATTCTGTCGGTTTCCACAGATCTGGAGAACCGCAACGAATGGAAGAACTGCTTTGTAGTGGCCAACGTTGAGCTACCCACGGGCTACCACTTCGGCATGTCTGCGACGACGGGTGATCTGTCCGACAATCACGATATTCACAGTTTCAAGTTCTATGACCTGGACTTGAACGTAAAT CACGATGAGATTATCCGGCGCTCCAATATCATACCGAATGCCAAGACATTCGAGCCCCCGCGCGAGCACAAAGAAGATCCCAAGCCGGGAATGTCCAACGCCAAGATCTTCTTCATCCTTCTCTTCGTGGTTGTCGTGGCGGCTGCAGTGGCCATCTTCGCCATCTCCTACTTCAAGGATCGCAACGCGCGAAAACGTTTCTACTGA